A window of Ranitomeya variabilis isolate aRanVar5 chromosome 2, aRanVar5.hap1, whole genome shotgun sequence contains these coding sequences:
- the LOC143803880 gene encoding uncharacterized protein LOC143803880, with protein sequence MSSETYVYDDATGSTILSKIKTKADFLHIPNRDIKTRDWEKEKKRLIAYDLHCATLGEYHRQGKIPRGLRCNLRPTLFSDNDQYCTTFQKILNKCSFDIILLTIEFLQEAIKETEDKVATIETQLTSTLSSSEFNTLKSKVDSILASHQKTLEERKRTKFQRDTEDYLNNKVYRWDETTHRRAYPRSRRPPGRSAASGDSSPAGGSSPGSGSDVGGTTTKVAFLGQGGRLPGGREGKERERQMTLRSQTH encoded by the exons ATGTCATCAGAGACTTATGTGTACGATGATGCCACAGGATCAACAATCCtgtctaaaataaaaacaaaagcagACTTTTTACATATACCAAATAGAGATATTAAGACAAGAGATTGGGAGAAGGAGAAAAAGAGACTTATAGCCTACGACCTACACTGCGCTACCCTTGGGGAATATCATCGGCAGGGGAAGATTCCACGAGGCCTACGGTGTAACCTCCGACCAACTCTATTCTCGGATAACGACCAATATTGCACTACATTCCAAAAAATACTCAATAAGTGCTCCTTTGATATTATCTTACTGACTATTGAATTCTTACAGGAGGCtataaaagaaacagaagataaggTCGCAACCATCGAGACGCAACTCACCTCTACCCTCAGCAGTTCTGAGTTCAACACCTTAAAGAGCAAAGTCGATTCCATCCTAGCATCACATCAAAAAACATTGGAAGAGAGGAAAAGAACGAAATTCCAGAGAGACACCGAGGATTATTTGAATAACAAAGTCTATCGATGGGACGAAACGACCCACAGGCGAGCTTATCCGAGATCACGTCGCCCACCAGGGAGATCAGCAGCCTCCGGGGACTCCTCACCGGCCGGGGGATCCTCTCCTGGGTCCGGAAGCGACGTCGGTGGAACTACAACAAAAGTGGCTTTTTTAGGCCAAGGCGGTCGCCTACCAGGAGGTCGAGAAGGAAAGGAACGAGAACGCCAGATGACTCTCCggtcacag ACCCACTGA